From Carettochelys insculpta isolate YL-2023 chromosome 22, ASM3395843v1, whole genome shotgun sequence, one genomic window encodes:
- the LOC142024466 gene encoding mRNA decay activator protein ZFP36L1-like — protein sequence MARLSSGTPQGPDVTMPLELLTPFVELDDALCQAFLRLTVGEEPGPMVRNPGGYQRSFSACPGLLPTGTELLEEAAGSSNALWSLPGQWGWAPALPRTSLQRIPFRAERSASVIEGGPASSRYKTELCRTYEESGACKYGAKCQFAHGAGELRGLSRHPKYKTELCRTFHTAGFCPYGARCHFIHNAEEQRLGGSSRFYGSTSLSPPPSASHSLLLPGPLQPPGPCTTGEPPALAFLATSAATPLAQDAAGGTPTTPEAVAFPGQLLLQKSLSSDSLSDQEDSGGSSGSESPCLGPGGRRLPIFSRLSVSD from the exons ATGGCCCGGCTCAGCTCCGGGACGCCGCAGGGGCCGGATGTCACGATGCCCCTCGAGCTGCTGACCCCCTTCGTGGAGCTGGACGAtgccctgtgccag GCCTTCCTGAGGCTCACTGTAGGAGAGGAACCTGGCCCCATGGTGAGGAACCCCGGGGGCTACCAGCGCTCCTTCTCTGCCTGCCCAGGGTTGCTACCAACTGGCACCGAGCTCCTGGAGGAGGCTGCTGGTTCCTCCAACGCCCTTTGGTCCCtccctggccagtggggctgggctccagcGCTGCCCCGCACCAGCCTGCAGCGCATCCCCTTCCGGGCAGAGCGCTCAGCCAGTGTGATCGAGGGTGGGCCAGCCTCCTCCCGCTACAAGACCGAGCTTTGCCGCACCTACGAGGAGAGCGGGGCCTGCAAGTACGGGGCCAAGTGCCAGTTTGCCCACGGGGCCGGGGAGCTGCGAGGCCTCAGCCGCCACCCCAAGTACAAGACGGAGCTGTGCCGGACCTTCCACACGGCCGGCTTCTGCCCCTACGGCGCCCGCTGTCACTTCATCCACAACGCGGAGGAGCAGCGCCTGGGGGGCTCCTCCCGCTTCTACGGCAGCACCTCCCTGTCGCCCCCGccctctgcctcccacagcctcttgctgcctggccctctgcagccccctgggccctgcaccacaggagagccccctgctctggccttcctggctacctctgctgccacccccttgGCCCAGGATGCAGCAGGGGGGACTCCGACCACCCCCGAGGCCGTCGccttccctgggcagctgctcctgcagaagAGCCTTTCATCCGACTCCCTCTCGGACCAGGAGGACTCGGGAGGCAGCAGTGGGTCTGAGTCACCGTGCCTGGGGCCTGGTGGGCGCCGGCTTCCCATCTTCAGCCGCCTGTCCGTCTCCGACTAG